A genomic window from Solanum stenotomum isolate F172 chromosome 10, ASM1918654v1, whole genome shotgun sequence includes:
- the LOC125842363 gene encoding phosphoribulokinase, chloroplastic yields the protein MAVCTVYTAQSLNSSCSISTPSKSHLRFHQKQVIFFTKRSRNTTNHVITCSASDGEKTVVIGLAADSGCGKSTFMRRLTSVFGGAAEPPKGGNPDSNTLISDMTTVICLDDYHSLDRTGRKEKGVTALDPRANDFDLMYEQVKAIKDGVAVDKPIYNHVSGLLDPPEVIKPPKILVIEGLHPMYDERVRDLLDFSIYLDISNEVKFAWKIQRDMAERGHSLESIKASIEARKPDFDAYIDPQKQYADAVIEVLPTQLIPDDNEGKVLRVRLIMKEGVKNFNPVYLFDEGSTISWIPCGRKLTCSYPGIKFTYGPDTYFGNEVSVLEMDGQFDRLDELIYVESHLSNLSSKFYGEVTQQMLKHADFPGSNNGTGFFQTIVGLKIRDLYEQIVASRAGAPVTAAKA from the exons atggcAGTTTGTACAGTGTACACTGCTCAATCACTCAATTCATCTTGTTCAATCTCAACTCCATCAAAATCCCACTTAAGATTTCACCAAAAACAAGTAATTTTCTTCACAAAAAGATCAAGAAACACAACAAATCATGTCATAACATGCTCTGCTTCTGATGGTGAAAAAACAGTTGTAATTGGGTTAGCAGCTGACTCTGGTTGTGGTAAAAGTACATTTATGAGAAGATTAACAAGTGTTTTTGGTGGTGCTGCTGAACCACCAAAAGGTGGAAATCCAGATTCAAACACATTGATATCAGACATGACTACTGTTATTTGTCTTGATGATTATCATTCACTTGATAGAACTggtagaaaagaaaaaggggtAACTGCTCTTGATCCTAGAGCTAATGATTTTGACCTTATGTATGAACAAGTTAAAGCTATTAAAGATGGTGTTGCTGTTGATAAACCTATTTATAATCATGTTAGTGGTCTTCTTGATCCTCCTGAGGTTATTAAGCCTCCAAAGATTCTTGTCATTGAAGGATTACACCCCAT GTATGATGAGCGTGTGAGAGACCTCTTGGACTTCAGTATCTACTTGGATATCAGCAATGAGGTCAAGTTTGCTTGGAAGATCCAG AGGGATATGGCTGAGAGAGGACACAGCCTTGAGAGCATTAAGGCCAGTATTGAAGCCAGGAAACCAGATTTTGATGCTTACATTG ACCCACAAAAGCAATATGCAGATGCAGTCATTGAAGTGCTCCCAACTCAGCTAATCCCAGATGACAATGAAGGCAAAGTTTTGAGAGTGAGATTGATAATGAAGGAaggagtgaaaaacttcaatccAGTTTACCTGTTCGATGAAGGATCGACAATCTCCTGGATTCCTTGTGGTAGGAAGTTGACTTGTTCTTACCCTGGCATCAAATTCACCTATGGCCCTGATACCTACTTTGGCAATGAG GTATCTGTCTTGGAGATGGATGGCCAATTTGACAGACTAGATGAACTCATCTATGTAGAGAGCCATTTGAGCAACCTCTCCAGTAAATTTTATGGTGAAGTTACTCAACAAATGTTGAAGCATGCTGACTTCCCTGGCAGCAACAATGGAACAGGTTTCTTCCAGACCATTGTCGGTTTGAAGATCAGAGACCTCTACGAGCAAATCGTTGCCAGCAGAGCTGGAGCTCCAGTCACAGCTGCAAAGGCCTAA
- the LOC125842365 gene encoding protein BASIC PENTACYSTEINE7-like yields MASQVNDKEETFDSHFPWIHRDNFPPATKFGSESKPCAAVPIRSVAPTGEQNVDVKFKAKSQKMKKNKKTSMKGIRETVSELLKEERCVKKSSASKKTKGEARCGEATVTKNSNPVYGRANADFSGLPPPFCSCTGVSRRCYKCGGGWQSSCCTTSLSVYPLPFNPSKPGNRKAGRKMSNGAYNKLLCTLATEGHDLSNPVDLKDHWAKHGSNKFITLK; encoded by the coding sequence ATGGCATCTCAAGTTAACGACAAAGAAGAGACATTTGATTCTCATTTTCCATGGATTCATCGAGATAATTTTCCCCCAGCAACAAAATTTGGATCCGAATCAAAACCTTGTGCTGCTGTTCCTATTCGTTCTGTTGCCCCGACAGGTGAACAAAATGTGGATGTCAAGTTCAAGGCCAAATCacagaagatgaagaaaaacaagaaaacatcTATGAAGGGAATTCGTGAAACTGTATCGGAACTTTTGAAAGAGGAACGGTGTGTAAAGAAGTCTTCTGCCTCTAAAAAAACTAAAGGAGAAGCTAGATGTGGAGAGGCCACTGTAACAAAGAATTCAAATCCAGTTTACGGCCGAGCTAATGCTGATTTTTCTGGCCTGCCACCGCCGTTTTGTTCCTGTACAGGTGTTTCTAGACGGTGCTACAAATGTGGAGGTGGGTGGCAATCATCATGCTGTACCACCTCCTTATCTGTGTATCCCCTCCCATTCAATCCCTCAAAGCCTGGAAATCGTAAGGCTGGGAGAAAAATGTCTAATGGAGCATATAATAAGCTTCTGTGTACACTTGCAACTGAAGGTCATGATCTTTCTAATCCAGTTGACCTGAAGGACCATTGGGCAAAACATGGTAGTAACAAGTTTATTACTCTCAAGTGA
- the LOC125842415 gene encoding premnaspirodiene oxygenase-like, which translates to MEIHFNSVSFLLSFFLLLAIFFRKSKKSNQKLPPGPWKLPIIGSMHHLIGALPHHVLRNLSKKYGPLMYLKLGEIDAVVVSSPHMAKQVLKVHDLCFAARPELMTSDIVFYSQKDIVFARYGDYWKQMRKICISELLSAKMVKSFSLIRQDAVHDLVASIRSTPNVVVNISEKVLRLTSSVICRSAFGKVWDDRDNLLMLMREVLSLSGGFDMADFFPSWTLLHGIGGMRSRLKSMHKKFDVILEKIIHEHKDNRANGKEGNSEFGGEDLIDVLLRVMENGELQFPITNDSVKAIVLDLFFGGTETSSVIIQWALSELMKNPNIMAKAQAEVRCVHKGKKDLNDNDLEELKYLKLVINETLRLHPASPLLGLRQCREETIIDGYTIPLKSQVVVNGWAIARDPKSWDDPETFVPERFENSVVDFNGNHFQYIPFGAGSRMCPGMHFGLANVVYPLAQLLYHFDWKLPYGQQPEDLDMTETLGISATRKNDLHLIAISHD; encoded by the exons ATGGAGATTCATTTCAATTCTGTTTCGTTCTTGCTTTCCTTTTTCCTCCTCTTAGCTATTTTCTTTCGAAAATCGAAAAAAAGTAACCAAAAATTGCCACCAGGTCCATGGAAATTGCCTATTATTGGAAGCATGCATCACCTTATTGGAGCACTTCCACATCATGTTCTTAGaaatttatccaaaaaatatGGACCTCTAATGTACCTGAAGTTAGGGGAAATAGATGCAGTTGTTGTATCATCTCCGCATATGGCAAAACAAGTATTAAAAGTTCATGACCTTTGTTTTGCAGCAAGGCCAGAGCTTATGACATCTGATATAGTCTTTTATAGTCAAAAAGACATTGTATTTGCAAGATATGGTGATTACTGGAAACAAATGCGTAAAATATGCATTTCAGAGTTACTTAGTGCAAAGATGGTCAAGTCATTTAGTTTAATTCGACAAGATGCAGTTCATGATCTTGTTGCATCTATTCGTTCTACGCCAAATGTTGTGGTTAATATATCTGAAAAGGTTCTTAGACTTACTAGCTCTGTTATATGTAGATCAGCTTTCGGAAAAGTATGGGATGATAGAGATAATTTGTTGATGTTGATGAGGGAAGTACTATCCTTATCTGGCGGATTTGATATGGCTGATTTCTTTCCTTCTTGGACATTACTTCATGGAATTGGTGGAATGAGAAGCAGATTGAAGAGTATGCATAAAAAGTTTGATGTAATATTGGAGAAAATAATTCATGAACATAAAGATAATCGAGCAAATGGAAAAGAGGGAAACAGTGAGTTTGGGGGTGAAGATTTGATTGACGTTTTACTAAGAGTTATGGAGAATGGTGAACTTCAATTTCCAATCACAAATGACAGCGTCAAGGCAATTGTTTTA GACCTGTTCTTCGGGGGAACTGAAACTTCATCAGTAATAATACAATGGGCGTTGTCTGAACTGATGAAGAACCCGAATATAATGGCCAAAGCACAGGCAGAAGTGAGATGTGTCCATAAAGGGAAGAAAGATTTGAATGACAATGATCTCGAAGAGTTGAAGTATTTGAAGTTAGTGATCAATGAAACACTACGGTTACACCCTGCATCTCCTCTTTTAGGCCTTAGGCAATGCAGGGAGGAAACAATAATTGATGGCTACACTATTCCTCTTAAATCCCAAGTGGTTGTTAATGGTTGGGCTATTGCAAGAGATCCTAAAAGTTGGGATGACCCTGAAACTTTTGTGCCAGAGAGATTTGAAAACAGTGTTGTGGATTTTAACGGAAATCATTTTCAGTATATTCCGTTTGGTGCAGGAAGCAGAATGTGTCCAGGAATGCATTTTGGTTTAGCTAATGTTGTGTATCCGCTAGCACAGTTGCTTTATCACTTCGATTGGAAACTTCCATATGGACAACAACCGGAGGATCTGGATATGACTGAAACACTTGGAATATCTGCAACTAGAAAGAATGATCTTCACTTGATTGCCATTTCACATgattaa